A region of Ferruginibacter albus DNA encodes the following proteins:
- a CDS encoding bactofilin family protein yields MFNSKNQPQNPTFGSTTIIGAGTIITGDIESNNDIRIDGAVSGNVISKAKILIGKEGIVNGDIQCQQADISGRVAGKIQVSELLQLRDKANVNGDIYASQLQIEPTATFNGQCHMGANIVDMKAEISNAINQ; encoded by the coding sequence ATGTTTAACTCAAAAAACCAACCTCAGAACCCAACCTTTGGCAGTACTACCATTATTGGCGCCGGCACCATTATTACCGGTGATATTGAAAGTAATAATGACATCAGGATCGATGGCGCTGTTTCAGGTAATGTGATCTCGAAAGCAAAAATTTTAATTGGCAAGGAAGGTATTGTAAATGGAGATATTCAATGCCAGCAGGCGGATATTTCAGGGAGAGTTGCCGGTAAAATTCAAGTAAGCGAACTATTGCAATTGCGTGATAAAGCCAACGTTAACGGTGATATTTATGCGAGCCAATTACAAATAGAACCAACCGCTACATTCAACGGTCAATGTCACATGGGTGCTAATATTGTTGATATGAAAGCAGAGATCAGCAATGCCATCAACCAATAA
- a CDS encoding AtpZ/AtpI family protein encodes MPSTNKDNNRILLRYAGLATQLIVLMAITVWAGIRLDERFHVKRPLLVWLLPLLAIISLIVKIIKDTSKKK; translated from the coding sequence ATGCCATCAACCAATAAAGACAATAACAGAATTTTATTGCGATATGCAGGATTAGCCACGCAATTAATAGTGCTGATGGCAATTACCGTATGGGCAGGTATTCGTTTGGATGAGCGTTTTCATGTTAAAAGACCTTTATTGGTTTGGTTATTACCTTTGCTGGCGATCATATCTTTAATTGTAAAAATCATTAAAGACACTTCTAAAAAGAAATAA
- a CDS encoding SprT-like domain-containing protein, with the protein MSKQEAPLQQLKTYLPEESFDAVVHYLQHYKVHLTITRERATVLGDYRHSHLDKNHRISVNGNLNKYSFLITLLHELAHLFTYERFGHRVQAHGAEWKNEYSKILAQFLLKKIFPADIEKVLLKTLQNPAASSCADESLLRVLHKYDEKKEGVQLIELLTPGTLFKIKGDRIFRREEQVRKRIRCVEIKTGKVYLFSPVYEVILLS; encoded by the coding sequence ATGTCTAAACAGGAAGCACCTTTACAACAATTAAAAACCTATTTGCCGGAAGAAAGCTTTGATGCTGTTGTTCACTATCTGCAACATTATAAAGTACACCTCACCATTACCCGTGAACGGGCAACTGTATTAGGTGATTACCGGCATTCACATTTAGATAAAAATCATCGCATTAGTGTAAACGGGAATCTTAATAAATATTCTTTCTTAATTACTTTATTACATGAGTTAGCTCATTTGTTTACGTATGAACGTTTTGGTCACCGTGTGCAGGCACATGGTGCTGAGTGGAAGAATGAATACAGCAAGATACTAGCTCAATTCCTGCTTAAAAAAATATTTCCTGCAGATATTGAAAAGGTTTTATTAAAGACCTTGCAAAACCCTGCAGCCAGCAGTTGTGCTGATGAATCGTTATTAAGAGTATTACATAAGTACGATGAAAAAAAAGAAGGGGTACAGTTAATTGAACTATTAACACCAGGAACTTTATTTAAAATAAAAGGAGACAGAATTTTCAGACGAGAAGAACAGGTACGAAAACGCATTCGATGTGTGGAAATAAAAACCGGAAAAGTTTATTTATTTAGTCCTGTGTATGAGGTAATACTGTTGAGTTGA
- a CDS encoding bleomycin resistance protein — MLLRSIPLLPTFNINKTIDFYEYKLGFTAHNYGTYLMLQYKKAAELHFFYTKDKTLKSSCYLQVDNVEDLYASFSIKEILHPERMLQDTPWGTREFSIVDNNGNVIRFGQKK; from the coding sequence ATGCTGCTACGGTCCATTCCTTTGTTGCCTACATTTAATATTAATAAAACGATCGATTTTTATGAATATAAATTAGGATTTACAGCCCATAATTACGGCACCTATTTAATGCTGCAGTATAAAAAAGCAGCAGAGCTTCATTTTTTTTATACGAAAGATAAAACGCTTAAAAGCAGCTGTTATTTGCAGGTAGACAATGTGGAAGATCTGTATGCCAGCTTTTCAATAAAAGAGATTTTGCACCCCGAAAGAATGTTACAGGACACGCCATGGGGAACCAGGGAGTTTTCTATTGTAGATAATAATGGAAATGTGATACGCTTTGGACAAAAAAAGTGA
- a CDS encoding RNA polymerase sigma factor has protein sequence MSPIKTYTEEELVFLLKQRDQSAFSYLYDNYAPALNGVIQKMVEDTALAEDILQEAFVKVWNNFSAYDSSKGRLFTWLLNLTRNLTIDTLRSKGYKKQTKISADENSVNNVSDGFGADKLDTIGLRNQLSSLKPEQRILIELAYFNGYTQDEISKQTGIPLGTIKTRLRSAIFELRKMLQYSE, from the coding sequence TTGTCTCCAATAAAAACATATACAGAAGAGGAGTTGGTTTTTTTGCTGAAGCAAAGAGATCAAAGCGCATTTTCGTACCTGTACGATAATTACGCTCCTGCATTAAACGGCGTCATTCAAAAGATGGTGGAAGATACAGCCCTGGCAGAAGATATCCTACAGGAAGCTTTTGTTAAAGTGTGGAATAATTTTTCAGCTTACGACAGCAGCAAAGGGCGCTTATTTACCTGGCTGCTTAATCTTACCAGAAATCTTACTATTGATACATTGCGAAGCAAAGGCTATAAAAAGCAAACTAAAATCTCGGCAGATGAAAATTCCGTAAATAATGTGTCTGATGGTTTTGGTGCTGATAAATTAGATACCATAGGGCTTAGAAACCAACTCTCTAGCCTAAAACCCGAACAGCGCATATTGATAGAATTGGCTTATTTTAATGGCTATACACAGGATGAAATATCCAAACAAACCGGCATTCCTTTAGGAACGATAAAAACAAGATTACGTTCGGCTATTTTTGAACTTAGAAAAATGTTACAATACTCAGAGTGA
- a CDS encoding anti-sigma factor — protein sequence MSAQEIISSGLLELYAAGLTSQEESLQVAQWIKQFPEVAAEFNEIQLSIETLAKANAIEPSPSAKEKIFRQIQQSKPAEIISLNTSKARTAAIPSYWKWVAAASIILLLGSVALNIMLYGKYDVADNKLQQTQQELAGAMKEDHEMDKEMSIVHNKFCQPVALHSTQAQYDAAAKIFWIKNTGDVYIDPCNLPAAPDGKQYQLWGIVDGKPVDAGVIIYTGKQAAANKYHIQKMKSFGKADAFAITIEKAGGNPTPTMDNMVVMGKL from the coding sequence GTGAGCGCACAAGAGATCATATCGTCAGGGCTATTAGAGCTATACGCTGCAGGACTTACTTCTCAGGAAGAATCCCTGCAGGTAGCACAATGGATAAAACAATTTCCTGAAGTAGCCGCTGAGTTCAATGAAATTCAGTTAAGTATTGAAACTTTAGCTAAAGCCAATGCAATAGAGCCATCCCCTTCTGCAAAAGAAAAAATATTCCGACAGATTCAGCAGAGCAAACCGGCAGAGATCATTTCTTTAAACACATCAAAAGCAAGAACTGCAGCTATCCCTTCTTATTGGAAATGGGTAGCCGCGGCTTCCATCATTTTATTGTTAGGAAGTGTTGCCTTAAATATAATGTTGTATGGCAAATACGATGTTGCCGATAATAAATTACAACAAACACAGCAGGAATTGGCGGGTGCTATGAAGGAAGATCATGAAATGGATAAAGAGATGAGCATTGTTCACAATAAATTTTGCCAGCCCGTTGCTTTGCACAGTACACAAGCTCAATACGATGCTGCTGCAAAAATATTCTGGATAAAAAATACCGGCGATGTTTATATCGATCCCTGTAATTTACCTGCAGCTCCTGATGGTAAACAATATCAATTATGGGGAATTGTAGATGGCAAGCCCGTAGATGCAGGTGTGATAATTTATACAGGCAAACAGGCTGCAGCCAACAAATATCATATTCAAAAGATGAAGAGCTTTGGCAAAGCCGATGCATTTGCCATTACTATTGAAAAAGCAGGCGGTAACCCAACTCCCACAATGGATAATATGGTGGTGATGGGAAAATTATAA
- a CDS encoding FAD-binding and (Fe-S)-binding domain-containing protein translates to MNIGLQQLAQQLEGDLYFDVTMRTLYATDASAYREMPLAVAIPKSIGDIKKLIAFARSNKTSLIPRTAGTSLAGQVVGNGIIVDVSKNFTQILELNKEENWVRVQPGVVRDELNIYLKPHGLFFGPETSTANRAMIGGMVGNNSCGSNSVIYRSTREHLLEVKALLSDGTETTFKALNIDEFHEKCEGDTLEAKVYKSIRSILSNYDNQVEIRKEFPKKSIERRNTGYAMDVLLDTAPFTAGTEDFNFCKLIAGSEGTLAFITEIKLNVDPLPPKTTGLLCIHFNSVDEALHANLIALKYHPRASELIDHYILECTKANAEQSKNRFFVQGDPGAILVVEYAGGDRESITLLAKQVEEEMRSQNLGYHFPLLFGDDTKKIWNLRKAGLGLLSNLPGDEKAVPVIEDTAIDVNDLPAYIQEFNEILKKHNLYSVHYAHAGSGELHLRPIINLKTKEGNRLFRTIAEEIATLVKKYNGSLSGEHGDGRLRGEFIQQMVGEKNYQLFRQIKYTWDPDNIFNPNKIVDTPSMNTMLRYTPGQQTPTFNSVFRFYNQDVLQHAEQCNGSGDCRKTHLSGGTMCPSFMATRNEKDTTRARANILREFLTNSDKLNRFDHKEIYEVMDLCLSCKACKSECPSNVDMAKLKAEFMQHYYDANGVPFRSKLIANFSKSSKLGSIAPALYNFAATAPGISNLVKSFSGFAQQRSMPTLYKTTLLKWYNKHTSQNKNSKSQNGKVYLFCDEFTNYNDTEIGITAISLLEKLGYEVIIPDHIESGRTYLSKGLIREGKRIANKNIELLNKLISDQTPLIGIEPSAILTFRDEYIDLATDENFEAAKQLSKNVFFIDEFIAKEMEKGNITREQFTKEKRSIKLHGHCQQKAWDAVSPSVKALSFPENYTVETIPSGCCGMAGSFGFEKEHYDISMKIGELVLLPTVRNAADDVIIAAPGTSCRHQIKDGTKKHALHTVEILYNALA, encoded by the coding sequence ATGAATATCGGCTTACAGCAATTAGCACAACAACTAGAGGGTGATCTGTATTTTGACGTAACCATGCGTACATTGTACGCTACCGATGCATCGGCATACCGTGAAATGCCTTTAGCTGTTGCTATTCCAAAATCGATTGGTGATATTAAAAAGCTGATTGCATTTGCACGATCCAACAAAACATCCTTAATACCCCGTACTGCGGGTACATCATTGGCAGGACAAGTGGTAGGCAACGGTATTATTGTAGATGTATCAAAAAACTTTACACAAATTCTTGAATTAAATAAAGAAGAGAACTGGGTACGGGTGCAACCCGGTGTTGTACGTGATGAATTGAATATATATTTAAAACCTCATGGCTTGTTTTTCGGACCCGAAACTTCTACCGCCAATCGTGCCATGATCGGCGGAATGGTGGGCAACAATTCCTGCGGATCAAATTCAGTTATATATAGAAGCACAAGAGAACATTTATTGGAAGTAAAAGCTTTATTGAGCGATGGAACAGAAACAACGTTTAAAGCGCTGAACATTGATGAGTTTCATGAAAAATGCGAAGGGGATACGTTAGAAGCAAAAGTGTATAAGAGCATTCGTTCTATATTAAGCAATTACGACAACCAGGTTGAGATAAGAAAAGAGTTTCCTAAAAAAAGTATTGAAAGAAGGAACACCGGCTATGCGATGGATGTATTGTTGGATACAGCGCCGTTTACAGCAGGTACGGAAGATTTTAATTTCTGTAAGCTGATAGCAGGTTCAGAAGGAACGCTTGCTTTTATTACAGAGATAAAATTAAATGTAGACCCTCTTCCACCAAAAACAACCGGCTTGCTTTGTATTCATTTTAATTCTGTTGACGAAGCCTTACATGCAAATCTGATTGCATTAAAATATCATCCAAGAGCAAGTGAATTGATCGATCATTATATTTTAGAATGCACCAAAGCAAATGCAGAGCAAAGTAAAAACCGGTTCTTTGTTCAAGGCGATCCCGGTGCTATTTTGGTTGTTGAATATGCAGGTGGAGATAGAGAATCAATAACTTTACTTGCCAAACAAGTAGAAGAAGAAATGCGTAGCCAAAACTTAGGTTATCATTTTCCGTTATTGTTTGGTGATGACACAAAGAAAATATGGAACCTCCGCAAAGCCGGTCTGGGCTTGCTTAGTAATTTGCCCGGTGATGAAAAAGCTGTTCCTGTAATTGAAGACACAGCTATTGATGTAAACGATCTGCCTGCGTACATACAAGAATTCAATGAAATTTTAAAGAAGCATAATTTATACTCTGTTCACTACGCTCATGCCGGCAGCGGTGAATTGCACTTACGCCCCATCATCAATTTAAAAACAAAAGAAGGCAACCGGCTTTTCAGAACGATTGCAGAAGAAATTGCAACGCTGGTAAAAAAATACAATGGTTCTTTAAGTGGCGAACATGGCGATGGAAGATTACGCGGCGAGTTTATTCAACAGATGGTAGGTGAAAAAAATTATCAGCTATTCCGGCAAATAAAATACACCTGGGATCCCGATAATATTTTTAATCCGAATAAGATCGTTGATACGCCATCCATGAATACCATGCTGCGTTATACACCTGGACAGCAAACGCCAACCTTCAATTCGGTATTTCGTTTTTATAACCAGGATGTATTGCAACATGCGGAACAATGCAATGGCAGCGGCGATTGCAGGAAAACGCATTTAAGCGGTGGAACTATGTGTCCTTCGTTCATGGCTACCCGAAATGAAAAAGATACAACAAGAGCAAGAGCAAATATTCTACGTGAATTTTTAACCAATTCCGATAAATTGAATCGCTTTGATCATAAAGAAATTTATGAAGTGATGGATTTGTGCTTGAGCTGTAAAGCGTGTAAATCAGAATGCCCGTCGAACGTTGATATGGCAAAGCTGAAGGCAGAATTCATGCAACATTATTATGATGCCAATGGCGTTCCTTTTCGCTCTAAGCTAATAGCCAACTTTAGCAAATCATCCAAATTAGGAAGTATTGCTCCGGCATTGTACAACTTTGCTGCGACAGCTCCAGGCATCAGCAATTTAGTAAAATCATTTTCAGGTTTTGCGCAACAACGTTCTATGCCCACTCTTTATAAGACTACCTTGTTGAAGTGGTACAATAAGCATACATCCCAAAATAAAAATTCCAAATCCCAAAATGGAAAAGTGTATTTGTTTTGCGATGAGTTCACTAATTATAACGACACTGAGATCGGCATTACAGCAATCTCATTATTAGAGAAATTAGGTTATGAAGTAATTATTCCTGATCATATAGAAAGTGGAAGAACTTATTTATCAAAAGGATTGATCCGTGAAGGAAAAAGAATTGCTAATAAGAATATTGAACTTCTAAATAAACTTATTTCCGATCAAACTCCATTGATTGGCATCGAACCTTCTGCCATCCTTACTTTCAGAGATGAATACATTGACCTGGCAACGGATGAAAATTTTGAGGCTGCCAAACAACTTTCAAAAAATGTTTTCTTTATTGATGAATTTATTGCGAAAGAAATGGAGAAAGGAAACATTACCAGGGAACAATTCACTAAAGAAAAAAGATCAATAAAATTACACGGGCATTGCCAGCAAAAAGCATGGGATGCAGTTAGCCCTTCAGTAAAAGCATTGTCATTTCCTGAAAATTATACTGTTGAAACAATACCCTCAGGCTGTTGCGGCATGGCAGGCTCTTTTGGGTTTGAAAAAGAACATTATGATATTTCGATGAAGATCGGCGAATTGGTTTTATTACCCACTGTACGTAATGCGGCAGACGATGTAATCATTGCTGCACCGGGCACTAGTTGCCGTCATCAAATAAAAGACGGAACGAAAAAACATGCATTGCATACCGTAGAAATATTATACAATGCCTTAGCATAA
- a CDS encoding right-handed parallel beta-helix repeat-containing protein, with amino-acid sequence MRKSCLFLFVKCLLPFFVSAQAEEFYGYFSSWTDLKIAYHAAGNGIADDTKAMQQALDELGSNGHSPVLYIPKGVYRITATLTMQSKNNIVIIGEDPLNTIIKWDGEEKMKMLSLNGVAYSEYARITWDGNNKALAAVAHEWDRKVQYANSGTQHCDEIFKNVAVGLKSGPNMDAEFSIRRCRFYNCSSAGIFLGGPNALDWWIWDAYFENCYTGVSNNVPGNGAGNFHVYRSVFNHSTHADISLGNSNYFSFRDNLSYNSNAFFIASQFSNTSPITIQHNTIFSTAGKIMVDMYTKGNVLFLDNTFITPDSNKNFVIHYEDAYKNTLPDLTMIGNSFTAKQKIIKQTTRSFIDIDNKYGVPVPKQIKPLPKAFAPLIKYKLYEVNNTMNADAIQAIINKASKNATALIHFKYGVYNISKTLTISENSSVLFCGDGFSTILKWMGDSGKAVIQVNNARQAIIKNVKVSCSKKADGILVYDNNKTGNTIYANELLTYAAIRSNLLINNITNTDLRFENLQHNYCNAVSVQMSGSASQYSSLLKIFGAASINNKYSYQVNDNKKMLVYDQWFENGGGTNFITLKDKGEFYMNGAKIAAASKEKLPVIAIDSFSGKAVIAEAIYNTPNKTTSFNNPSGKAKMLLLGTLSWTDSTNNFYKLISDTVDYGILNCRYNVGPGSIPLPDQGNKSNTFIKEMLSTIRSTLVSAKPAYIKLASHFTIDRVFIENGINNLHVEKTP; translated from the coding sequence ATGCGTAAGTCTTGTTTGTTTCTTTTTGTAAAATGCCTGTTGCCATTTTTTGTTTCTGCACAGGCAGAAGAGTTTTATGGCTATTTTTCAAGCTGGACAGATCTGAAAATAGCCTATCATGCTGCAGGCAACGGAATTGCCGATGATACAAAAGCAATGCAACAGGCATTGGACGAATTAGGCAGCAATGGGCACTCGCCTGTATTGTATATTCCAAAAGGAGTTTATCGTATTACAGCTACTCTAACAATGCAATCTAAAAATAACATTGTTATAATTGGTGAAGACCCTTTAAACACTATTATTAAATGGGACGGTGAAGAAAAAATGAAAATGCTTTCTTTAAATGGGGTGGCTTATAGTGAATATGCAAGAATAACATGGGATGGAAACAACAAAGCATTAGCTGCAGTGGCACACGAGTGGGATAGAAAAGTGCAATATGCTAATTCTGGTACACAACATTGTGATGAGATATTTAAGAATGTAGCAGTTGGCTTAAAATCAGGGCCCAATATGGATGCGGAGTTTAGTATACGTCGTTGTCGTTTTTACAATTGTTCATCAGCCGGCATTTTTTTAGGTGGCCCCAATGCGTTGGATTGGTGGATATGGGACGCTTATTTTGAAAATTGTTATACAGGTGTTTCAAATAATGTGCCTGGGAATGGAGCCGGAAATTTTCATGTGTATAGAAGTGTTTTCAACCATTCAACACATGCTGACATCTCGTTAGGTAATTCTAATTATTTTTCTTTTAGAGATAACCTGTCTTATAATTCCAATGCTTTTTTTATTGCAAGTCAATTTAGTAATACATCTCCCATAACAATACAGCATAATACTATCTTTTCAACAGCCGGTAAAATAATGGTTGACATGTACACAAAAGGCAATGTGCTTTTTTTAGATAACACATTTATCACTCCGGATTCAAATAAAAATTTTGTGATCCATTATGAAGATGCTTATAAAAATACGTTGCCGGATCTGACAATGATCGGCAATTCATTTACCGCAAAACAAAAAATAATAAAGCAAACAACCCGGAGCTTTATTGATATTGATAATAAATATGGTGTACCTGTACCTAAACAGATCAAGCCGCTGCCTAAAGCTTTTGCTCCATTAATTAAATATAAGTTGTATGAAGTAAATAATACAATGAATGCAGATGCGATCCAGGCAATAATTAATAAAGCATCTAAAAATGCAACAGCATTGATTCATTTTAAATATGGCGTTTATAATATTTCAAAAACATTGACCATCTCTGAAAACTCTTCTGTACTATTTTGCGGAGATGGCTTTTCAACGATATTGAAGTGGATGGGAGATTCGGGGAAAGCTGTAATACAAGTTAATAATGCAAGACAGGCAATTATTAAAAACGTGAAAGTAAGCTGCAGCAAAAAAGCAGATGGTATTTTAGTATATGATAATAATAAAACCGGTAACACTATCTATGCAAATGAGTTGCTTACTTATGCCGCAATAAGATCAAACCTGCTTATCAATAATATTACAAATACTGATCTTAGGTTTGAAAATTTGCAACATAATTATTGTAATGCTGTTTCGGTGCAGATGAGTGGATCGGCATCACAATACTCCTCTTTATTAAAAATTTTTGGCGCTGCTTCTATTAATAATAAATATTCGTACCAGGTAAATGATAATAAAAAGATGCTGGTGTACGACCAATGGTTTGAAAATGGGGGAGGAACTAATTTTATTACATTAAAAGATAAAGGAGAATTTTATATGAACGGAGCAAAGATTGCCGCAGCTTCCAAAGAAAAATTGCCCGTAATAGCTATTGATAGTTTCTCCGGCAAAGCGGTAATTGCTGAAGCAATTTATAACACGCCTAATAAAACTACCAGCTTTAATAATCCTTCAGGAAAAGCAAAAATGTTATTATTGGGAACGCTTAGCTGGACAGATTCTACCAATAATTTTTACAAGTTGATATCTGATACTGTTGATTATGGTATCCTTAACTGCAGGTATAATGTTGGTCCTGGCTCTATTCCATTGCCGGACCAGGGAAATAAGAGTAACACGTTCATAAAAGAAATGTTGTCAACCATTCGGTCCACATTGGTCTCTGCAAAACCGGCTTATATAAAACTTGCTTCGCATTTTACCATTGATAGAGTGTTTATTGAAAACGGCATCAATAACCTGCACGTGGAAAAAACGCCATGA
- a CDS encoding GNAT family N-acetyltransferase produces MEDIINNTEAERFELTIDGKTSIVQYGLFDGGIAFLHTEVPPELEGKGIASSLAKHVLEYSKTNNLKVLPLCPYINTYIKRHQEYESLVVKHS; encoded by the coding sequence ATGGAAGACATTATCAACAATACAGAAGCTGAACGTTTTGAGCTTACTATTGACGGAAAAACCTCAATAGTTCAATACGGGTTATTTGATGGCGGCATTGCTTTTTTGCATACAGAAGTACCGCCGGAACTGGAAGGCAAAGGCATCGCCTCTTCTTTGGCAAAACATGTTTTGGAATATTCAAAAACGAATAATTTAAAAGTATTACCACTTTGCCCTTATATCAATACATACATTAAAAGGCACCAAGAATATGAATCACTCGTAGTTAAACATTCATGA